One region of Solea senegalensis isolate Sse05_10M linkage group LG14, IFAPA_SoseM_1, whole genome shotgun sequence genomic DNA includes:
- the nppc gene encoding C-type natriuretic peptide has translation MNLSYLVACGLMVTLLSVRMGAKPLSQAQQKSLRSLLGEELAEFLESEERERRLDAVRSRLRLLRDLRLDTRARGMWARLLNDQPAPRRHKSGSKKGSSTSRSGCFGHKMDRIGTISGMGC, from the exons ATGAACCTATCATATTTGGTAGCTTGTGGACTTATGGTCACCCTGCTTTCAGTAAGGATGGGGGCAAAACCTTTATCTCAGGCGCAGCAGAAG TCTCTTAGAAGTTTGCTGGGCGAGGAGCTGGCGGAGTTTCTGGAGtcggaggagagggagaggcggTTGGATGCTGTGCGCTCTCGGTTACGGTTACTGCGAGATTTACGCTTAGACACTCGCGCCAGGGGGATGTGGGCTCGCCTGCTTAACGACCAACCCGCACCGAGGAGACACAAATCGGGGAGCAAGAAAGGTAGCTCCACGTCGCGGAGTGGCTGCTTCGGACACAAGATGGACAGGATAGGGACCATCAGCGGCATGGGCTGCTAG